From Xiphophorus couchianus chromosome 4, X_couchianus-1.0, whole genome shotgun sequence, a single genomic window includes:
- the wdr93 gene encoding WD repeat-containing protein 93, translating into MLPKTKDTAEMLGAGKEDARPEPVLVPFLELTGVAQLPENTNCLTCTADGRFLGLAHNQGLSVWCASSFTRVAEWLQSQLELIFIQMTRIAEMTYLLGTVDDMGVAKVFGFHSDDIHLLSIINIMEDVTVRSIFLTFDLHEGGHYGAASVSCNGVVWLEVYQFPVELWLRELEMVSSQKKDENLTEGLDIKWSPFTLMMKISPPTLPTGKPLDFLTHCLTVDIIRSSRLHKEQPSSSSDAATTKKTHESPSCTQHFLLPCHGPTGDGTENPAGLPVAVAVWWSGSTSLLQYLLQKPPKNKSDVTPMPEMLWPNAKEILCSAVSRCTYLIALGLKDAMVCIWNRQSGAPVSIVLVPGETIAFSRIQFVDNWSVPAQDCVTVGTEPVRMLTSCKNGAIYMVTAGQGMRSSSIQLFQRPKDSRDLPTVAIPVPFLQAVSLIMQRSGNMFLTEAISRETVCYLTLPTSHQTASLYNPVYTLNAEQRALFIRGDQETSDLLERRNQSQLFVFYFSQSDIIKPHIDCPRQPTARHHGTLEEICNVYLEQRAQSVDDRNKALEQTWGKMQKTASALQRTRRSRKHQKNLNK; encoded by the exons ATGCTTCCAAAAACAAAG GATACAGCGGAAATGCTAGGAGCTGGCAAAGAGGACGCCAGACCAGAGCCTGTACTGGTCCCTTTTCTAGAACTGACCGGTGTGGCGCAG CTTCCAGAGAACACCAACTGTCTGACGTGCACAGCAGACGGCAGATTTCTAGGCTTGGCTCACAATCAgggcctctctgtgtggtgcgCTTCCTCTTTCACCCGGGTTGCGGAATGGCTTCAGTCACAGCTGGAATTGATCTTCATCCAGATGACCAGAATAGCTGAGATGACCTATCTGCTTGGGACCGTGGATGACATGG GTGTTGCCAAAGTGTTTGGATTTCACTCAGACGACATTCATCTTCTCAGTATTATCAACATAATG GAAGATGTCACTGTAAGAagcatttttttgacatttgaccTACATGAAGGTGGGCATTATGGAGCTGCATCAGTAAGCT GCAATGGTGTAGTGTGGCTAGAGGTCTATCAGTTTCCTGTAGAGCTATGGCTGAGAGAGCTAGAGATGGTGTCATCACAAAAAAAG GATGAAAATTTAACCGAAGGATTGGACATAAAATGGTCTCCATTTACACTGATGATGAAAATCTCTCCACCTACACTTCCaacgg GAAAGCCATTGGACTTTCTGACACACTGTTTGACTGTCGATATAATCAGAAGCAGCCGCCTTCACAAGGAACAACCCTCCTCCAGTTCAGATGCTgcaacaacaaagaagacaCATGAAAGCCCGAG TTGCACTCAGCACTTTCTCCTGCCTTGCCATGGGCCAACTGGTGACGGTACAGAAAACCCAG CGGGACTCCCTGTGGCTGTCGCTGTGTGGTGGAGCGGATCCACTAGTCTCCTTCAGTATTTGCTGCAAAAGCCCCCAAAGAACAAATCAG ATGTGACACCCATGCCAGAAATGCTGTGGCCAAATGCGAAGGAAATCCTCTGCTCGGCTGTGAGCAGATGTACTTACTTGATCGCTCTCGGGCTCAAGGATGCTATGGTGTGCATCTGGAACAGACAATCTG GAGCCCCGGTCTCAATTGTTCTGGTGCCAGGAGAAACCATTGCCTTCTCCAGGATACAGTTTGTTGACAACTGGTCTGTTCCAGCTCAGGACTGTGTCACTGTGGGCACAGAACCGGTCAGAATGCTGACGTCGTGTAAAAACGGAGCAATTTACATGGTGACTGCAGGACAAGGCATGCGGTCCAGCTCCATCCAGCTCTTCCAAAG ACCAAAAGACAGCAGGGATCTCCCGACTGTTGCTATACCTGTGCCTTTCCTGCAGGCTGTG TCGCTTATCATGCAAAGAAGTGGAAACATGTTCCTGACAGAAGCCATCAGCAGAGAAACCGTGTGCTACCTGACTCTTCCGACATCCCACCAAACCGCTTCACTCTACAATCCCGTTTACACGCTAAATGCCGAACAGCGAGCGCTGTTCATACGAG GTGACCAGGAAACCAGTGATTTGTTGGAGAGGCGAAACCAGAGTCAGCTCTTTGTCTTCTATTTCAGTCAGTCTGACATCATTAAGCCTCACATTGATTGTCCCAGACAGCCAACAGCACGTCACCATGGTACCCTGGAGGAAATCTGCAACGTCTATCTTGAGCAAAG AGCGCAATCTGTGGATGACAGGAACAAAGCTCTTGAGCAAACATGGGGAAAGATGCAGAAAACCGCGTCGGCGTTGCAGCGCACACGTCGGAGCCGCAAACATCAGAAGAATCTCAACAAATGA